The following are from one region of the Siniperca chuatsi isolate FFG_IHB_CAS linkage group LG21, ASM2008510v1, whole genome shotgun sequence genome:
- the LOC122868823 gene encoding nuclear GTPase SLIP-GC-like isoform X1 produces the protein MDDFVRTKLTEWGLSEWIERFKDEGIDEESLYCLYDQEIDNLIPKLGPRAKFKKRLKLLQKEQNTTNRETVDSSAQCQQQHEEAADSAQVWPSTSDTSDKGKRKLDLQGESNSPTRKRRHDIIPESYTDKIILSDVKNIMRCVHKRLPNQDNKKLNAFLKDKISDLETDKRELVGVFGKTGAGKSSLINAVIGEKNLLPSGSISACTTVMIKVETNMQSQKYEADIEFIPKEEWKDELWSLFNFLGDNADQEEEDDDYLETAEKLSALYGEEWKEIPNKSPENLMDNKYFREIPEFHLSRRKILTCESAKELSAKIVKYTRSDSEHGDGKDVKRWYWPLVKCVTVRVPRNDLLQHVTLVDLPGNGDRNKSRDKMWKGVVGSCSTVWIVTDINRAAAEKEPWEILESTSSLMGNGGQCQQIHFICTKSDYIADSAFHSAAGVRALIFKRNMQAKEAVSKEYRKLNKVKKHFSDDCFKVFTVSSEEFLQTERLNPDETEIPKLQGFLQNLNDCHSETLNYVSGAYGILSLIQGASCREVADQKTDVCTELEEKMRHELDRVRKPMEEAHEAFEKCLNKGVEKSKSSCERVLKSVLHPTWVKGGGFHKILKCIVANNGTHKPKSRKQINLNVKLASCLTDSIDEEFKKTFPNEGKCGPFNGVINTFSLDTTRLIQKYKDVELQLIFLKTEEKKMKTKLNKIIRERKKTIYSSLTTTIQETMQDCYKKAAEIRGQDSLKNMRDTIEKHVHDSKNTMFEQAKDVMLNQLRCLKEDILKKLEETMQESIELSLKTDGDSIPDVTGELEMVKQHYNELRGSADEETLICADPPGPVAAP, from the exons ATGGATGATTTTGTGCGTACCAAATTAACTGAATGGGGTCTCAGCGAGTGGATAGAAAGATTTAAAG atGAAGGTATTGACGAGGAAAGTCTTTACTGTCTTTACGATCAAGAAATTGATAACTTGATCCCAAAATTGGGACCAAGGGCGAAATTCAAGAAGAGACTCAAGTTGTTACAG aaagaacaaaacacaacaaatcgGGAAACAGTTGATTCTTCTGCTCAA TGTCAACAGCAGCATGAAGAAGCAGCTGATTCTGCTCAG GTTTGGCCGTCCACCAGTGACACAAGTGATAAAG gaaagagaaagttgGATCTTCAGGGCGAGTCCAACTCACCAACTAGAAAACGACGACATGACATTATCCCGGAATCATACACAG ACAAAATCATACTATCTGATGTGAAAAACATCATGAGATGTGTCCATAAGAGACTACCTAACCAAGACAACAAAAAGCTCAATGCTTTCCTGAA GGATAAAATCAGCGATTTGGAGACAGACAAGAGGGAGCTGGTCGGTGTCTTTGGTAAAACTGGGGCTGGAAAGAGCTCTTTGATAAATGCCGTCATTGGAGAGAAGAATCTTCTGCCCTCTGGAAGCATCAGTGCATGTACCACAGTCATGATTAAAGTGGAGACTAACATGCAGAGCCAAAAGTATGAGGCAGACATTGAGTTCATTCCAAAAGAG gagTGGAAAGATGAGTTGTGGTCCTTGTTTAATTTCCTTGGGGATAATGCAGatcaggaagaggaagatgatgattATCTTGAGACTGCTGAAAAGCTGTCAGCGCTGTATGGAGAAGAATGGAAAGAAATCCCAAACAAATCCCCTGAAAACCTCATGGATAACAAATATTTCAGAGAAATTCCAGAATTTCACCTTTCCAGGAGGAAGATTTTGACATGTGAATCA GCTAAAGAGCTGTCTGCAAAGATTGTCAAATACACAAGAAGTGACTCAGAACACGGAGACGGTAAAGATGTAAAGAGGTGGTATTGGCCACTAGTGAAGTGTGTGACTGTCAGGGTGCCTAGGAATGACCTTCTCCAGCATGTCACACTTGTGGATCTTCCTGGAAATGGGGACCGTAACAAGAGCAGAGATAAAATGTGGAAAGGG GTTGTTGGAAGTTGTTCTACTGTGTGGATTGTGACTGACATTAAtcgagcagcagcagagaaagaacCCTGGGAGATCCTGGAAAGTACCAGTAGCCTCATGGGAAATGGTGGCCAGTGTCAGCAGATTCACTTTATCTGCACCAAGTCTGATTATATTGCAGATTCGGCTTTTCA TTCAGCAGCTGGCGTTCGTGCTCTCATATTCAAAAGAAACATGCAAGCCAAGGAAGCAGTGAGCAAAGAATACAGGAAACTTAACAAAGTTAAG AAACATTTCAGTGATGACTGCTTCAAAGTGTTCACAGTGAGCTCCGAAGAGTTCCTACAGACAGAACGTCTAAACCCAGATGAAACTG aaaTACCCAAACTTCAGGGGTTTCTGCAAAATCTCAATGACTGTCACTCAGAGACATTAAACTATGTGTCTGGAGCTTATGGGATTCTCTCTCTGATTCAAGGGGCCAGCTGTAGAGAAGTG GCTGACCAAAAAACAGATGTGTGCACAGAGCTTGAAGAAAAGATGAGGCATGAACTTGATAGAGTCAGAAAACCCATGGAAGAGGCTCATGAGGCTTTTGAAAAATGCCTTAACAAGGGGGTTGAAAAATCTAAAAGTTCATGTGAACGAGTCTTGAAGTCCGTCTTACATCCT acaTGGGTAAAAGGGGGCGGTTTTCACAAGATATTGAAGTGTATCGTTGCGAACAATGGCACCCACAAACCAAAAAGCCGGAAACAAATAAACCTCAATGTGAAGTTAGCTTCATGCCTGACTGACAGCATTGATGAGGAATTCAAGAAGACCTTCCC aaatgaaggaaaatgtggACCATTCAACGGGGTCATCAACACGTTTTCACTTGACACAACAAGGCTGATTCAGAAGTACAAAGATGTCGAACTGCAGCTGATATTTCTCAAGACAGAG gaaaaaaaaatgaagacaaaactCAACAAAATCATCCGGGAGCGTAAGAAAACAATCTACAGCAGTCTGACAACAACAATCCAGGAAACCATGCAAGATTGCTATAAAA AAGCAGCAGAAATTAGAGGACAGGACTCGCTGAAAAATATGAGGGACACTATTGAGAAGCATGTACATGATTCAAAGAACACCATGTTTGAGCAGGCTAAAGATGTTATGTTGAACCAGCTGAGATGCTTGAAG GAGGACATCCTGAAGAAACTGGAGGAAACAATGCAGGAATCAATCGAACTGTCACTCAAGACAGATGGTGACTCAATCCCAG ATGTTACAGGGGAGCTTGAGATGGTAAAGCAACATTACAATGAACTGAGAGGAAGCGCAGATGAGGAAACACTAATTTG CGCTGATCCACCCGGCCCAGTAGCTGCACCGTGA
- the LOC122868824 gene encoding nuclear GTPase SLIP-GC-like isoform X2 gives MPLQVVGSCSTVWIVADINRAAAEKEPWEILESTSSLMGNGGECQQIHFICTKSDYIADSAFHSAAGVRALIFKRNMQAKEAVSKEYRKLNKVKKHFSDDCFKVFTVSSEEFLQTERLNPDETEIPKLQGFLQNLNDCHSETLNYVSGAYGILSLIQGASCREVADQKTDVCTELEEKMRHELDKVRKPMEEAHEAFEKCLNEGVEKSKSSCERVLKSVLHPTWVKGGGFHKILKCIVANNGTYKPKRRKQINLNVKLASCLTDSIDEEFKKTFPNEGKCGPFNGVINTFSLDTTRLIQKYKDVELQLIFLKTEVKKMKTKLNKIIRERKKTIYSSLTTTIRETMQDCYKKAAEIRGQDSLKNMRDTIEKHVHDSKNTMFEQAKDVMLNQLRCLKEDILKTLEETMQESIELSLKTDGDSIPDVTGELVMVKQHYNELRGSADEETLICADPPGPVAAP, from the exons ATGCCCCTCCAGGTTGTTGGAAGTTGTTCTACTGTGTGGATTGTGGCTGACATTAAtcgagcagcagcagagaaagaacCCTGGGAGATCCTGGAAAGTACCAGTAGCCTCATGGGAAATGGTGGCGAGTGTCAGCAGATTCACTTTATCTGCACCAAGTCTGATTATATTGCAGATTCGGCTTTTCA TTCAGCAGCTGGTGTTCGTGCTctcatatttaaaagaaacatgcaAGCCAAGGAAGCAGTGAGCAAAGAATACAGGAAACTTAACAAAGTTAAG AAACATTTCAGTGATGACTGCTTCAAAGTGTTCACAGTGAGCTCCGAAGAGTTCCTACAGACAGAACGTCTAAACCCAGATGAAACTG aaaTACCCAAACTTCAGGGGTTTCTGCAAAATCTCAATGACTGTCACTCAGAGACATTAAACTATGTGTCTGGAGCTTATGGGATTCTCTCTCTGATTCAAGGGGCCAGCTGTAGAGAAGTG GCTGACCAAAAAACAGATGTGTGCACTGAACTTGAAGAAAAGATGAGGCATGAACTTGATAAAGTCAGAAAACCCATGGAAGAGGCTCATGAGGCTTTTGAAAAATGCCTTAACGAGGGGGTTGAAAAATCTAAAAGTTCATGTGAACGAGTCTTGAAGTCCGTCTTACATCCT acatGGGTAAAAGGGGGCGGTTTTCACAAGATATTGAAGTGTATCGTTGCGAACAATGGCACCTACAAACCAAAAAGACGGAAACAAATAAACCTCAATGTGAAGTTAGCTTCATGCCTGACTGACAGCATTGATGAGGAATTCAAGAAGACCTTCCC aaatgaaggaaaatgtggACCATTCAACGGGGTCATCAACACGTTTTCACTTGACACAACAAGGCTGATTCAGAAGTACAAAGATGTCGAACTGCAGCTGATATTTCTCAAGACAGAGGTAAAA aaaatgaagacaaaactCAACAAAATCATCCGGGAGCGTAAGAAAACAATCTACAGCAGTCTGACAACAACAATCCGGGAAACCATGCAAGATTGCTATAAAA AAGCAGCAGAAATTAGAGGACAGGACTCGCTGAAAAATATGAGGGACACTATTGAAAAGCATGTACATGATTCAAAGAACACCATGTTTGAGCAGGCTAAAGATGTTATGTTGAACCAGCTGAGATGCTTGAAG GAGGACATCCTGAAGACACTGGAGGAAACAATGCAGGAATCAATCGAACTGTCACTCAAGACAGATGGTGACTCAATCCCAG ATGTTACAGGGGAGCTTGTGATGGTAAAGCAACATTACAATGAACTGAGAGGAAGCGCAGATGAGGAAACACTAATTTG CGCTGATCCACCCGGCCCAGTAGCTGCACCGTGA
- the LOC122868824 gene encoding nuclear GTPase SLIP-GC-like isoform X1: MPLQVVGSCSTVWIVADINRAAAEKEPWEILESTSSLMGNGGECQQIHFICTKSDYIADSAFHSAAGVRALIFKRNMQAKEAVSKEYRKLNKVKKHFSDDCFKVFTVSSEEFLQTERLNPDETEIPKLQGFLQNLNDCHSETLNYVSGAYGILSLIQGASCREVADQKTDVCTELEEKMRHELDKVRKPMEEAHEAFEKCLNEGVEKSKSSCERVLKSVLHPTWVKGGGFHKILKCIVANNGTYKPKRRKQINLNVKLASCLTDSIDEEFKKTFPNEGKCGPFNGVINTFSLDTTRLIQKYKDVELQLIFLKTEEEKMKTKLNKIIRERKKTIYSSLTTTIRETMQDCYKKAAEIRGQDSLKNMRDTIEKHVHDSKNTMFEQAKDVMLNQLRCLKEDILKTLEETMQESIELSLKTDGDSIPDVTGELVMVKQHYNELRGSADEETLICADPPGPVAAP; the protein is encoded by the exons ATGCCCCTCCAGGTTGTTGGAAGTTGTTCTACTGTGTGGATTGTGGCTGACATTAAtcgagcagcagcagagaaagaacCCTGGGAGATCCTGGAAAGTACCAGTAGCCTCATGGGAAATGGTGGCGAGTGTCAGCAGATTCACTTTATCTGCACCAAGTCTGATTATATTGCAGATTCGGCTTTTCA TTCAGCAGCTGGTGTTCGTGCTctcatatttaaaagaaacatgcaAGCCAAGGAAGCAGTGAGCAAAGAATACAGGAAACTTAACAAAGTTAAG AAACATTTCAGTGATGACTGCTTCAAAGTGTTCACAGTGAGCTCCGAAGAGTTCCTACAGACAGAACGTCTAAACCCAGATGAAACTG aaaTACCCAAACTTCAGGGGTTTCTGCAAAATCTCAATGACTGTCACTCAGAGACATTAAACTATGTGTCTGGAGCTTATGGGATTCTCTCTCTGATTCAAGGGGCCAGCTGTAGAGAAGTG GCTGACCAAAAAACAGATGTGTGCACTGAACTTGAAGAAAAGATGAGGCATGAACTTGATAAAGTCAGAAAACCCATGGAAGAGGCTCATGAGGCTTTTGAAAAATGCCTTAACGAGGGGGTTGAAAAATCTAAAAGTTCATGTGAACGAGTCTTGAAGTCCGTCTTACATCCT acatGGGTAAAAGGGGGCGGTTTTCACAAGATATTGAAGTGTATCGTTGCGAACAATGGCACCTACAAACCAAAAAGACGGAAACAAATAAACCTCAATGTGAAGTTAGCTTCATGCCTGACTGACAGCATTGATGAGGAATTCAAGAAGACCTTCCC aaatgaaggaaaatgtggACCATTCAACGGGGTCATCAACACGTTTTCACTTGACACAACAAGGCTGATTCAGAAGTACAAAGATGTCGAACTGCAGCTGATATTTCTCAAGACAGAG gaagaaaaaatgaagacaaaactCAACAAAATCATCCGGGAGCGTAAGAAAACAATCTACAGCAGTCTGACAACAACAATCCGGGAAACCATGCAAGATTGCTATAAAA AAGCAGCAGAAATTAGAGGACAGGACTCGCTGAAAAATATGAGGGACACTATTGAAAAGCATGTACATGATTCAAAGAACACCATGTTTGAGCAGGCTAAAGATGTTATGTTGAACCAGCTGAGATGCTTGAAG GAGGACATCCTGAAGACACTGGAGGAAACAATGCAGGAATCAATCGAACTGTCACTCAAGACAGATGGTGACTCAATCCCAG ATGTTACAGGGGAGCTTGTGATGGTAAAGCAACATTACAATGAACTGAGAGGAAGCGCAGATGAGGAAACACTAATTTG CGCTGATCCACCCGGCCCAGTAGCTGCACCGTGA
- the LOC122868823 gene encoding nuclear GTPase SLIP-GC-like isoform X2 encodes MRCVHKRLPNQDNKKLNAFLKDKISDLETDKRELVGVFGKTGAGKSSLINAVIGEKNLLPSGSISACTTVMIKVETNMQSQKYEADIEFIPKEEWKDELWSLFNFLGDNADQEEEDDDYLETAEKLSALYGEEWKEIPNKSPENLMDNKYFREIPEFHLSRRKILTCESAKELSAKIVKYTRSDSEHGDGKDVKRWYWPLVKCVTVRVPRNDLLQHVTLVDLPGNGDRNKSRDKMWKGVVGSCSTVWIVTDINRAAAEKEPWEILESTSSLMGNGGQCQQIHFICTKSDYIADSAFHSAAGVRALIFKRNMQAKEAVSKEYRKLNKVKKHFSDDCFKVFTVSSEEFLQTERLNPDETEIPKLQGFLQNLNDCHSETLNYVSGAYGILSLIQGASCREVADQKTDVCTELEEKMRHELDRVRKPMEEAHEAFEKCLNKGVEKSKSSCERVLKSVLHPTWVKGGGFHKILKCIVANNGTHKPKSRKQINLNVKLASCLTDSIDEEFKKTFPNEGKCGPFNGVINTFSLDTTRLIQKYKDVELQLIFLKTEEKKMKTKLNKIIRERKKTIYSSLTTTIQETMQDCYKKAAEIRGQDSLKNMRDTIEKHVHDSKNTMFEQAKDVMLNQLRCLKEDILKKLEETMQESIELSLKTDGDSIPDVTGELEMVKQHYNELRGSADEETLICADPPGPVAAP; translated from the exons ATGAGATGTGTCCATAAGAGACTACCTAACCAAGACAACAAAAAGCTCAATGCTTTCCTGAA GGATAAAATCAGCGATTTGGAGACAGACAAGAGGGAGCTGGTCGGTGTCTTTGGTAAAACTGGGGCTGGAAAGAGCTCTTTGATAAATGCCGTCATTGGAGAGAAGAATCTTCTGCCCTCTGGAAGCATCAGTGCATGTACCACAGTCATGATTAAAGTGGAGACTAACATGCAGAGCCAAAAGTATGAGGCAGACATTGAGTTCATTCCAAAAGAG gagTGGAAAGATGAGTTGTGGTCCTTGTTTAATTTCCTTGGGGATAATGCAGatcaggaagaggaagatgatgattATCTTGAGACTGCTGAAAAGCTGTCAGCGCTGTATGGAGAAGAATGGAAAGAAATCCCAAACAAATCCCCTGAAAACCTCATGGATAACAAATATTTCAGAGAAATTCCAGAATTTCACCTTTCCAGGAGGAAGATTTTGACATGTGAATCA GCTAAAGAGCTGTCTGCAAAGATTGTCAAATACACAAGAAGTGACTCAGAACACGGAGACGGTAAAGATGTAAAGAGGTGGTATTGGCCACTAGTGAAGTGTGTGACTGTCAGGGTGCCTAGGAATGACCTTCTCCAGCATGTCACACTTGTGGATCTTCCTGGAAATGGGGACCGTAACAAGAGCAGAGATAAAATGTGGAAAGGG GTTGTTGGAAGTTGTTCTACTGTGTGGATTGTGACTGACATTAAtcgagcagcagcagagaaagaacCCTGGGAGATCCTGGAAAGTACCAGTAGCCTCATGGGAAATGGTGGCCAGTGTCAGCAGATTCACTTTATCTGCACCAAGTCTGATTATATTGCAGATTCGGCTTTTCA TTCAGCAGCTGGCGTTCGTGCTCTCATATTCAAAAGAAACATGCAAGCCAAGGAAGCAGTGAGCAAAGAATACAGGAAACTTAACAAAGTTAAG AAACATTTCAGTGATGACTGCTTCAAAGTGTTCACAGTGAGCTCCGAAGAGTTCCTACAGACAGAACGTCTAAACCCAGATGAAACTG aaaTACCCAAACTTCAGGGGTTTCTGCAAAATCTCAATGACTGTCACTCAGAGACATTAAACTATGTGTCTGGAGCTTATGGGATTCTCTCTCTGATTCAAGGGGCCAGCTGTAGAGAAGTG GCTGACCAAAAAACAGATGTGTGCACAGAGCTTGAAGAAAAGATGAGGCATGAACTTGATAGAGTCAGAAAACCCATGGAAGAGGCTCATGAGGCTTTTGAAAAATGCCTTAACAAGGGGGTTGAAAAATCTAAAAGTTCATGTGAACGAGTCTTGAAGTCCGTCTTACATCCT acaTGGGTAAAAGGGGGCGGTTTTCACAAGATATTGAAGTGTATCGTTGCGAACAATGGCACCCACAAACCAAAAAGCCGGAAACAAATAAACCTCAATGTGAAGTTAGCTTCATGCCTGACTGACAGCATTGATGAGGAATTCAAGAAGACCTTCCC aaatgaaggaaaatgtggACCATTCAACGGGGTCATCAACACGTTTTCACTTGACACAACAAGGCTGATTCAGAAGTACAAAGATGTCGAACTGCAGCTGATATTTCTCAAGACAGAG gaaaaaaaaatgaagacaaaactCAACAAAATCATCCGGGAGCGTAAGAAAACAATCTACAGCAGTCTGACAACAACAATCCAGGAAACCATGCAAGATTGCTATAAAA AAGCAGCAGAAATTAGAGGACAGGACTCGCTGAAAAATATGAGGGACACTATTGAGAAGCATGTACATGATTCAAAGAACACCATGTTTGAGCAGGCTAAAGATGTTATGTTGAACCAGCTGAGATGCTTGAAG GAGGACATCCTGAAGAAACTGGAGGAAACAATGCAGGAATCAATCGAACTGTCACTCAAGACAGATGGTGACTCAATCCCAG ATGTTACAGGGGAGCTTGAGATGGTAAAGCAACATTACAATGAACTGAGAGGAAGCGCAGATGAGGAAACACTAATTTG CGCTGATCCACCCGGCCCAGTAGCTGCACCGTGA